The Primulina tabacum isolate GXHZ01 chromosome 16, ASM2559414v2, whole genome shotgun sequence genome window below encodes:
- the LOC142529051 gene encoding protein ASPARTIC PROTEASE IN GUARD CELL 2, with translation MLVFVVFQVFLLLTVVLPPHTTLSHLETTTSAGHAIPFPPFEQLNIKKSIAATKLRPRPRPSPTSDFSSVEDTDHGSAQEAISRNSSVKLNLVHRDKISFSWHKDHRRRFASRMKRDAKRVASLIHRLSSDAAAEYEVSGFGSEVVSGMKEGSGEYFVRIGVGSPARSQYMVIDTGSDIVWVQCQPCRQCYHQSDPVFDPVYSASFSGVSCSSTVCDRVENSGCHSGWCKYEVSYGDGSYTKGNLALETLTIGNTIVQNVAIGCGHMNRGLFVGASGLLGLGGGSMSIVGQLGGQTGGAFSYCLVSRGTESSGSLEFGRSVLPVGAAWVPLLRNPRAPSFYYIGLLGLGVGGERVPLPYNTFQITEFGDGGVVMDTGTAVTRLPTEAYVAFRDTFIAETGNLPRARGVSIFDTCYDLGGFITVRVPTVSFFLSGGPILTLPARNFLIPVDESGTFCFAFAPSSSRLSIIGNIQQEGIQISFDGANGFVGFGPNVC, from the coding sequence ATGCTCGTCTTTGTTGTCTTTCAAGTATTTCTCTTGCTTACCGTTGTGCTGCCGCCGCATACTACTCTATCCCACCTGGAAACCACCACCTCCGCCGGCCATGCAATCCCTTTTCCTCCGTTTGAACAACTCAACATCAAGAAATCCATCGCCGCCACAAAGCTCCGCCCACGTCCCCGCCCCAGTCCCACCAGTGACTTCAGCAGTGTTGAAGATACTGATCATGGATCAGCTCAAGAAGCAATCAGTCGTAATTCCAGCGTGAAGCTAAATTTGGTTCACAGAGACAAGATATCATTTTCATGGCATAAAGACCACCGCCGTCGTTTTGCAAGCCGAATGAAAAGGGATGCCAAAAGGGTTGCTAGCTTGATCCACCGGCTGTCCAGTGACGCCGCCGCCGAGTATGAGGTTTCCGGATTTGGGTCGGAGGTGGTTTCCGGAATGAAGGAAGGGAGTGGAGAATATTTCGTGAGGATCGGTGTCGGTAGCCCGGCGAGAAGCCAATACATGGTGATTGATACGGGGAGCGATATTGTGTGGGTCCAATGCCAACCTTGTAGACAGTGTTACCATCAATCCGACCCGGTATTCGACCCGGTCTATTCCGCTTCCTTCTCGGGTGTCTCATGCAGCTCCACGGTTTGTGATCGGGTCGAGAATTCTGGTTGCCATTCGGGTTGGTGTAAGTACGAGGTTTCGTACGGAGACGGGTCGTACACAAAAGGAAACTTAGCCTTGGAGACACTGACCATCGGGAACACGATCGTCCAGAACGTGGCTATCGGGTGCGGGCATATGAATCGGGGCTTGTTTGTTGGGGCTTCCGGGTTGTTGGGTCTTGGAGGAGGGTCCATGTCCATCGTGGGTCAGTTGGGCGGGCAAACGGGTGGAGCATTTAGCTATTGTTTAGTGAGCCGGGGAACCGAGTCATCCGGGTCGCTAGAGTTTGGTCGCTCCGTGCTGCCCGTGGGTGCTGCTTGGGTTCCACTGCTAAGAAATCCTCGAGCCCCAAGTTTTTACTATATTGGACTTTTGGGCCTCGGGGTTGGAGGTGAACGGGTACCCTTGCCCTACAACACCTTTCAAATAACCGAATTTGGCGACGGTGGAGTTGTAATGGACACAGGCACCGCCGTGACGCGCTTGCCTACGGAAGCTTATGTGGCATTTCGAGACACTTTCATAGCCGAGACGGGAAACCTACCTCGAGCCCGTGGAGTTTCTATATTCGACACATGTTATGATTTGGGTGGATTCATAACGGTTCGGGTACCAACGGTTTCGTTTTTCTTGTCAGGTGGCCCGATCCTGACCCTTCCGGCAAGGAACTTCCTGATTCCGGTTGATGAAAGTGGCACATTTTGTTTTGCGTTTGCACCATCTAGCTCGAGGCTTTCCATAATAGGGAACATTCAACAAGAAGGGATTCAAATCTCTTTTGATGGAGCAAATGGCTTTGTTGGTTTCGGGCCCAATGTTTGTTGA